The Paraburkholderia fungorum genome window below encodes:
- a CDS encoding LysR family transcriptional regulator, which translates to MLERSHLMVIREVERQGSLTAAADKLHLTQSALSHTVKKLEQQLGTAVWAREGRSLRLTQAGQYLLGLANRMLPQFELAEERMKQYAQGERGTLRIGMECHPCYQWLLKVVSPYLANWPDVDVDVKQRFQFGGIGALFGYDIDVLVTPDPLKKAGLTFQPVFDYEQVLVVADAHPLAGEPYITPDQLASEVLITYPVETDRLDVYTQFLMPANVVPRRHKVIETTDIMLQMVASGRGVAALPRWLAEEYAGWMPLTPLRLGKKGIAKQIFLGTRESDDSIDYLQAFVASARKADWAEPRFRA; encoded by the coding sequence ATGCTGGAGCGTAGTCATCTGATGGTTATCAGAGAGGTGGAGCGGCAGGGCTCGCTCACCGCCGCCGCCGACAAGCTGCACCTGACGCAATCGGCGTTGAGTCATACCGTGAAGAAGCTGGAGCAGCAGTTGGGCACGGCTGTGTGGGCGCGTGAGGGACGCTCGCTCAGACTCACGCAGGCCGGACAGTATCTGCTTGGCCTCGCGAACCGGATGTTGCCGCAATTCGAACTGGCGGAAGAGCGTATGAAGCAGTACGCGCAAGGTGAGCGGGGCACGCTGCGAATCGGCATGGAGTGTCACCCGTGCTATCAATGGCTGCTCAAGGTCGTGTCGCCCTATCTTGCCAACTGGCCTGATGTCGATGTCGACGTGAAGCAGCGGTTCCAGTTCGGCGGCATTGGCGCGTTGTTCGGCTATGACATCGACGTGCTCGTCACGCCTGATCCGTTGAAAAAGGCAGGGCTGACATTTCAGCCGGTGTTCGATTATGAGCAGGTGCTGGTTGTCGCCGACGCGCACCCGCTTGCGGGCGAACCCTACATCACGCCCGATCAGCTTGCTTCGGAGGTGCTGATTACGTATCCCGTCGAAACCGATCGGCTCGACGTCTACACGCAGTTTCTGATGCCCGCCAACGTTGTACCGAGGCGCCACAAGGTGATCGAAACCACCGACATCATGTTGCAAATGGTCGCGAGCGGGCGCGGCGTGGCGGCACTGCCGCGCTGGCTGGCAGAGGAATACGCGGGATGGATGCCGCTTACGCCGTTGCGGCTCGGCAAGAAGGGCATCGCCAAACAGATCTTCCTTGGAACACGCGAGTCGGACGACTCGATCGACTACCTCCAGGCATTTGTCGCGTCGGCGCGCAAAGCGGATTGGGCGGAACCGAGGTTTCGCGCTTAA
- a CDS encoding DUF2798 domain-containing protein — translation MPSKTTYGRRIRFPTAATPYVFALYMATIMAFLMCLVITVAEFGIDVHYMENVTNAYRVAMPAAFVCVLIVRPIVARLVAWTVHPH, via the coding sequence ATGCCATCAAAAACGACATACGGTCGCCGTATTCGCTTTCCAACGGCGGCCACGCCCTATGTCTTCGCGCTTTACATGGCGACTATTATGGCGTTTCTCATGTGTCTCGTGATCACCGTCGCGGAATTCGGTATCGATGTGCATTACATGGAAAATGTGACGAATGCGTATCGTGTGGCAATGCCTGCGGCGTTTGTCTGCGTGCTGATCGTGCGTCCGATAGTCGCCCGGCTCGTTGCGTGGACAGTGCATCCGCACTGA
- a CDS encoding LysR family transcriptional regulator, whose translation MDILGLINGFIRVVETGSIAAAARAQGVSAAAVSQGIARLETHVGVRLLSRTTRSMALTESGARYYAKVRHIPGDIDLASQAATLEASPKGRLCVATTAAFGRHVLAPLMPAFKAAYPRIDIELIGTDRPVDHRLEGVDVSIRIFAQLDDRLVARRIASRPFVFCASPAYLERAGVPRSPEDLKDHACVVFRYPTDGRFLPWGFVRNGLRFDAQVNPAFVCDDIDMLAQIAANGGGIARLASFVAQPLIDSGRLVPLFRQDGRNKAYAEPEPMDLYACVAERSALNARVRAFIGFIEQALESQASARPGAVMSLTI comes from the coding sequence ATGGACATTCTGGGCTTGATCAACGGCTTCATTCGTGTCGTGGAGACCGGCAGCATTGCAGCGGCTGCACGCGCGCAGGGTGTGAGCGCGGCCGCCGTCAGTCAGGGCATAGCGCGGCTCGAAACGCACGTGGGCGTGCGTCTGCTTTCGCGAACCACACGCAGCATGGCGCTCACCGAAAGCGGCGCACGGTACTACGCGAAGGTGCGCCATATCCCGGGCGATATCGATCTCGCGTCGCAGGCGGCAACTCTGGAAGCGTCGCCGAAGGGGCGGTTGTGCGTGGCCACGACAGCGGCGTTCGGCCGCCACGTTCTTGCGCCGCTGATGCCGGCATTCAAGGCTGCTTATCCGCGCATAGACATTGAACTCATCGGCACCGACCGGCCCGTCGATCATCGGCTTGAGGGCGTCGATGTAAGCATTCGTATATTCGCGCAACTCGATGATCGACTGGTCGCGCGGCGAATTGCGTCGCGCCCGTTTGTGTTCTGCGCGTCGCCCGCGTATCTCGAACGCGCGGGCGTGCCGCGCTCTCCTGAGGATCTGAAAGACCACGCGTGCGTGGTGTTTCGATATCCGACCGATGGTCGTTTTCTGCCGTGGGGATTCGTGCGGAACGGCCTGCGCTTCGACGCGCAAGTGAATCCGGCCTTCGTTTGTGACGACATCGACATGCTCGCGCAGATCGCGGCGAACGGCGGCGGTATCGCACGGCTCGCGAGTTTCGTCGCGCAACCGCTGATCGACAGCGGACGATTGGTGCCGTTGTTCAGACAGGATGGACGCAATAAGGCTTATGCCGAACCTGAGCCGATGGACCTCTACGCATGCGTCGCCGAGCGGTCGGCGTTGAATGCGCGCGTGCGCGCGTTTATTGGCTTTATCGAGCAGGCGTTGGAAAGTCAGGCGAGCGCCCGGCCCGGGGCGGTGATGAGTTTGACGATCTGA
- a CDS encoding LysR family transcriptional regulator produces MAIRLHQLRALVAVADHGSVIGASRALFVSQPAVTKAIRELETDLGITLLGRSVSGVTLTPSGESLLQRARLIVGELERAEQQMATERGALEGKVTVGVSPLAALTLLPHAYARFRQHMPEVNVEFLEQSASRLVEGLRQGSLDFALAASYEGVSDASIETTEMLTIPIAFAVRKNGKLASATSLADLCDAEWIHSDTTNAYPHFIDTLFSEHGLPVPRRITRCTSQSLLYSLAISIDTVMLWTSHTLELVNTTGQFHQLDFIDISKHVKLQLMLREGAILTRPAEFFIRCIENTNEIFSLPLK; encoded by the coding sequence GTGGCGATCAGGCTCCATCAACTCCGTGCTCTTGTAGCGGTCGCCGACCATGGCAGCGTGATCGGCGCATCGCGCGCGCTCTTCGTCAGTCAGCCTGCCGTGACCAAGGCGATTCGCGAACTGGAAACCGATCTCGGCATTACGCTTCTCGGACGCAGCGTGAGCGGCGTCACGCTGACGCCGAGTGGCGAATCGCTGTTGCAACGCGCTCGCCTGATCGTCGGCGAGCTGGAGCGCGCCGAGCAGCAGATGGCGACGGAGCGAGGCGCGCTGGAAGGCAAGGTGACGGTCGGCGTGTCGCCGCTCGCCGCGCTGACGCTTTTGCCGCACGCCTATGCGCGGTTCCGGCAGCATATGCCGGAGGTCAACGTGGAGTTCCTCGAGCAATCGGCATCGCGGCTGGTGGAGGGTTTGCGCCAGGGATCGCTCGATTTCGCGCTGGCGGCGTCGTACGAGGGCGTGTCGGACGCGTCGATCGAGACGACCGAGATGCTGACGATTCCAATCGCGTTCGCCGTGCGCAAGAACGGCAAGCTCGCCAGCGCAACGTCGCTCGCCGACCTTTGCGACGCCGAATGGATTCACTCCGACACGACCAACGCGTATCCGCACTTCATCGATACGCTGTTCAGCGAGCACGGCTTGCCCGTGCCACGCCGTATTACGCGGTGCACATCGCAATCGCTGCTTTACAGCCTCGCAATTTCAATCGATACGGTCATGTTGTGGACCTCGCACACCCTCGAACTCGTCAATACGACGGGACAGTTTCATCAACTCGACTTTATCGATATTTCAAAGCACGTGAAGTTGCAATTGATGCTGCGGGAAGGCGCGATATTGACGCGGCCTGCTGAATTTTTCATTCGTTGTATCGAGAATACGAACGAAATATTTTCGCTTCCGTTGAAATAA
- a CDS encoding M20 aminoacylase family protein, translated as MSQTINIDPAIREQATEFVELRRRIHAHPELGFEELETSRLVSERLKAWGYEVTEGVGGTGVVGRLKVGDGPRSIGIRADMDALPIIEDTGLPYASQVHGKMHACGHDGHTAILLAAARYFAETRRFDGTLNLIFQPAEEGMGGAVRMMEDGLFERFPCDAVYALHNAPGVPVGYFVVQSGAMMASADLVTITLSGEGMHGAMPHLGRDPVVAAASIVMALQTIMSRNVSPAESAVVTVGAIQAGTAHNVVPSTATILMTVRTLNNGVQQLIETRLREIVESQARSFGVTAHIDYQAVTRVLINTEKETAQARQAIARVVGANNILPMPPGMMGSEDFSWMLEKVPGCYVALGNGATGHGSCMIHNPGYDFNDQALPIGAGYWAALVEQYLSV; from the coding sequence TTGTCCCAAACAATAAATATCGACCCCGCAATTCGCGAGCAGGCAACCGAGTTTGTCGAACTTCGCCGACGTATTCATGCACATCCCGAGCTGGGTTTCGAGGAACTCGAAACAAGCCGGCTGGTATCGGAAAGACTGAAGGCCTGGGGTTATGAAGTGACGGAGGGCGTTGGCGGCACGGGTGTGGTCGGCCGGTTGAAGGTGGGCGATGGACCGCGATCGATCGGCATACGCGCGGATATGGACGCGCTGCCGATTATCGAAGACACCGGCCTTCCGTATGCAAGCCAGGTGCACGGCAAGATGCACGCGTGCGGGCACGACGGACACACGGCGATTCTGCTGGCTGCCGCGCGTTATTTCGCGGAGACCCGTCGTTTCGACGGCACGCTGAACCTGATTTTTCAGCCGGCGGAAGAGGGCATGGGCGGCGCGGTACGGATGATGGAAGACGGCCTTTTCGAGCGCTTTCCGTGCGACGCCGTCTACGCGCTGCACAACGCACCGGGCGTGCCGGTCGGCTATTTTGTCGTGCAGAGCGGCGCGATGATGGCGTCCGCCGACCTCGTGACGATCACGCTAAGCGGCGAGGGCATGCATGGCGCGATGCCGCACCTCGGACGCGACCCGGTAGTGGCCGCCGCCAGCATCGTGATGGCATTGCAGACCATCATGTCGCGCAACGTTTCCCCGGCCGAGTCCGCAGTCGTGACGGTTGGCGCGATCCAGGCCGGGACGGCGCACAACGTCGTGCCGTCCACCGCCACCATCCTGATGACGGTGCGCACGCTCAACAACGGCGTCCAGCAACTGATCGAAACGCGCTTGCGCGAGATCGTCGAGAGCCAGGCGCGCAGCTTCGGCGTGACCGCGCACATCGATTATCAGGCGGTGACGCGCGTGCTGATCAACACGGAAAAAGAAACCGCGCAGGCGCGTCAGGCGATCGCCAGGGTCGTCGGCGCGAACAATATCCTGCCGATGCCGCCCGGCATGATGGGCAGCGAAGACTTCTCGTGGATGCTCGAAAAGGTCCCCGGCTGCTATGTCGCGCTCGGCAACGGCGCGACCGGTCACGGCAGCTGCATGATCCACAACCCCGGCTATGACTTCAACGATCAGGCGTTGCCGATTGGCGCCGGCTACTGGGCCGCGCTGGTCGAGCAATACCTGAGCGTCTGA
- a CDS encoding porin — MKYKKTVCAAGMALLSHSVFAESYLLDELAAWPQIESSQQSGISLYGAVDMGLNYQSVSGNSRWQTQSGGVHTSQFGIFGREDLGGGLKAEFNLENGFMANTGSLSTSNTLFDRAAWVGLNSASWGQLRLGLQPTANLPEFIDPFGEVTTNSVVTWLAGGAVQTPKGVGYNSDLGPGSSQILVRESNSVTWTTPRVAGFGATFMYAFNGTQGVSPYASNQGVVASWTNGALYLSGAYNRVWSAPVATASGTQTVRNDIYGVSAIYDVGSYVLSAAFAQVAPDLAGNGIARSYLVGATLPWGRNALRASVVYRDTSGVRDAAGNPAKDSALGMMFGYDYSLSKRTSLYARAGFIRNYGISSIILNSNPLPLQTGTASPELGTTPLTASVGVYHLF, encoded by the coding sequence ATGAAATACAAAAAGACTGTTTGCGCAGCGGGCATGGCGCTGCTCTCTCACTCGGTATTCGCCGAGTCTTATCTGCTGGATGAGCTGGCCGCGTGGCCGCAAATCGAAAGCTCGCAGCAAAGCGGCATCTCGCTCTATGGTGCCGTCGACATGGGGTTGAATTACCAGAGCGTCAGCGGCAATTCGCGCTGGCAGACGCAGAGCGGCGGTGTCCACACCTCGCAGTTCGGGATTTTCGGCCGTGAAGATCTGGGCGGCGGCCTGAAGGCGGAATTCAACCTCGAAAACGGTTTCATGGCGAACACGGGCAGCTTGTCTACCAGCAACACGCTGTTCGATCGTGCGGCGTGGGTGGGACTCAATTCCGCGAGTTGGGGGCAGCTGCGGCTCGGTCTGCAACCCACCGCGAATCTGCCCGAGTTCATCGACCCATTCGGCGAAGTGACCACGAATTCGGTCGTCACCTGGCTCGCGGGCGGGGCAGTGCAGACGCCGAAGGGCGTCGGCTACAACTCGGACCTGGGCCCGGGGTCCAGTCAGATTCTCGTGCGCGAGAGCAATTCGGTAACGTGGACCACGCCGCGCGTCGCGGGTTTTGGCGCGACGTTCATGTACGCGTTCAACGGCACGCAGGGTGTGTCCCCGTATGCGTCGAATCAGGGCGTCGTCGCGTCATGGACGAACGGCGCGCTGTATCTGTCGGGCGCCTATAACCGCGTGTGGAGCGCGCCGGTCGCAACCGCAAGCGGCACGCAGACGGTTCGCAACGACATTTACGGCGTCTCGGCGATCTATGACGTCGGCAGTTACGTGCTGTCCGCGGCATTCGCGCAGGTTGCGCCGGACCTGGCCGGCAACGGCATCGCGCGTTCGTATCTGGTGGGCGCGACGCTGCCGTGGGGACGCAACGCGTTGCGCGCGTCGGTGGTCTATCGCGATACGTCCGGCGTGCGCGATGCTGCCGGCAATCCGGCGAAAGATTCGGCGCTGGGGATGATGTTCGGTTACGACTATTCGCTGTCGAAACGCACGTCGCTCTATGCGCGCGCCGGGTTCATCCGCAATTACGGCATTTCGTCGATCATCCTGAACAGCAATCCTTTGCCGCTGCAAACCGGCACCGCGTCACCCGAATTGGGGACGACGCCGTTGACGGCATCGGTCGGTGTTTATCACCTGTTCTAA